From Streptomyces sp. HUAS MG91, the proteins below share one genomic window:
- a CDS encoding MFS transporter, with amino-acid sequence MGAAMRRVQVGSALSSFGVGFTVPFLYVYVAEVRDLGASAAGIVLAAFAMAALVVLPFTGRAIDRRGPMPVLLVASGVAAVGALGLGLASTEAAAIAAAAVLGAGTAVLQPALATMIVWCSTPETRTRSFATQFFLQNLGLGIGGLIGGQIVDESRPESFLRLFAIEAVMFLVLAAIVWTVRMPQGAVLGEAAPKDAAKGGLRTLLGHRAMVQLCGLGFVLFFACYGQFESGLSAYGVEAAGISASTLGIALAANTAMIVVAQFAVLKFVERRKRSRVIAGVGLIWAVAWIAAGYAGLGHASQAVATTAFVSTYALFGLGEAMLSPTVAPLVADLAPAGRVGSYNSAFALVKQLALAVGPAVGGPMGAALHGPYIVTFLLFSLGITVLALRLGKRLTPLQDQPSLAGTRVVMVSKPEPAAADA; translated from the coding sequence ATGGGCGCCGCGATGCGGCGTGTGCAGGTGGGTAGCGCGCTGAGTTCGTTCGGCGTGGGCTTCACGGTTCCGTTCCTCTACGTCTACGTGGCGGAAGTGCGGGATCTGGGTGCCAGTGCGGCGGGGATCGTGCTCGCCGCGTTCGCGATGGCGGCCCTGGTCGTCCTGCCCTTCACCGGCCGTGCCATCGACCGACGGGGCCCCATGCCCGTACTGCTCGTGGCGTCCGGGGTCGCGGCCGTCGGGGCGCTCGGGCTCGGGCTCGCGAGCACGGAGGCCGCCGCCATCGCGGCCGCCGCCGTCCTCGGCGCCGGTACCGCGGTGCTGCAGCCGGCGCTCGCCACCATGATCGTGTGGTGCTCGACGCCGGAGACGCGGACGCGGTCCTTCGCCACGCAGTTCTTCCTGCAGAACCTCGGGCTCGGCATCGGCGGGCTCATCGGCGGTCAGATCGTCGACGAGAGCCGGCCGGAGAGCTTCCTGCGGCTGTTCGCCATCGAGGCCGTGATGTTCCTGGTGCTCGCCGCGATCGTGTGGACCGTGCGGATGCCGCAGGGCGCCGTGCTCGGTGAGGCCGCGCCGAAGGACGCGGCCAAGGGCGGGCTGCGGACGCTGCTCGGGCACCGGGCGATGGTGCAGCTGTGCGGGCTCGGGTTCGTGCTGTTCTTCGCCTGCTACGGGCAGTTCGAGTCGGGACTCAGCGCGTACGGCGTCGAGGCCGCCGGGATCTCGGCGTCCACGCTCGGCATCGCGCTCGCCGCCAACACGGCGATGATCGTCGTCGCGCAGTTCGCCGTGCTGAAGTTCGTCGAGCGGCGCAAGCGGTCGCGGGTCATCGCCGGTGTCGGGCTCATCTGGGCCGTCGCGTGGATCGCCGCGGGCTACGCGGGGCTGGGCCACGCGAGCCAGGCCGTCGCCACCACCGCGTTCGTCTCCACCTACGCGCTCTTCGGGCTCGGTGAGGCGATGCTGTCGCCGACCGTGGCGCCGCTGGTCGCCGACCTCGCCCCCGCGGGCCGGGTCGGCTCCTACAACTCGGCCTTCGCGCTGGTGAAGCAGCTCGCGCTCGCGGTCGGGCCGGCCGTCGGCGGGCCCATGGGCGCCGCGCTGCACGGCCCGTACATCGTGACGTTCCTGCTGTTCTCGCTGGGCATCACCGTGCTCGCGCTGCGGCTCGGCAAGCGGCTCACCCCGCTGCAGGACCAGCCGTCGCTCGCCGGGACCCGTGTGGTCATGGTCAGCAAGCCGGAGCCGGCGGCGGCCGACGCCTGA
- a CDS encoding MarR family transcriptional regulator, protein MAAEPTIEEQIAAYQREFQDLDPQVEQIVSALGRLNRRMNVAYGRQTSEIGISNTEWEVLKALVLSGAPYRLGPGDLAKRLGLTPAAMTHRIDRMVQEGLVTRDRDENNRVRVIVELTTEGRGKWLDAMRLASVFEEDLLQDLSPAERTALGEVLTRLLRRVEHAQPDAGGRLNDLD, encoded by the coding sequence ATGGCAGCCGAGCCGACCATCGAAGAACAGATCGCCGCGTACCAGCGGGAGTTCCAGGACCTCGACCCCCAGGTCGAGCAGATCGTCTCGGCGCTGGGCAGACTCAACCGCCGCATGAACGTCGCGTACGGCCGGCAGACCTCCGAGATCGGCATCAGCAACACCGAGTGGGAGGTCCTCAAGGCCCTGGTCCTCTCCGGAGCCCCCTACCGCCTGGGCCCCGGCGACCTGGCGAAGCGGCTCGGCCTCACGCCCGCCGCGATGACCCACCGCATCGACCGCATGGTCCAGGAGGGCCTGGTCACTCGGGACCGGGACGAGAACAACCGGGTCCGCGTCATCGTGGAGCTGACGACGGAGGGCCGCGGGAAGTGGCTCGACGCCATGCGGCTGGCCTCGGTCTTCGAGGAGGACCTCCTCCAGGACCTCTCCCCGGCGGAGCGCACGGCCCTCGGTGAGGTCCTGACCCGCCTCCTGCGCCGCGTCGAGCACGCCCAGCCGGACGCCGGCGGCCGGCTCAACGACCTCGACTGA